From the genome of Acidaminococcus sp.:
CCGCAAGTCGAAGAATCGATTATTTACCGGTGTCGCAGAAAGCATCAGCACCTTCGTCTTAACACCCGGTTTAATCACACGGTTCATAAGACGCATATACCGGTTTTCTTTTTCACCGCCATGCGTATTTGTTCCGTTTCCATTCCGGAAATTATGAGATTCATCAATAACTACAAGGTCATAATTTCCCCAATTTATACGATCAATAGGAAGACCGATTACCGTTTTTCCTCTATTCCTGGATAAATCCGTGTGATATAAGACATCATAGCGAAAACGATCCCCGGCAAGAGAGTTATTTACCAAATTTCCGCGGTAAGTCATCCAATTTTCGGAGAGTTTCTTAGGGCAAAGTACGAGTACATTCTTGTTGCGGCCCTCATAGTATTTAATAACGGCCAGGGCAGTAAAAGTCTTGCCAAGGCCGACGCTGTCAGCAAGGATGCACCCATTATACTGTTCCAGTTTATTGATGATTCCCAGCGCAGCATCTTTCTGGAAATTGTAAAGCTTATTCCAAATAATGCTGTCTTTGAAGCCTGTTGCCTCGTTAGGAAGAACATCTTCAGAGATATCCTCCAAAAACTCACTGAAAATGTTATAGAGCGTCATGAAATAGATTAATTCTGGTGAATTTTCTTGATATACATTTGAAATCATACTGATGACTTCATTGGTGACATCAGTCATCTTATCCTTATCATTCCAGATTTCATCAAAAGTATTCAAAAACTCTTTGCTGGCAGGATTCTCCATCCTCGTTACCATGTTGGTCATGTTGTTTCCACGTTCGCATCCAAGATCAATCGTAGTAAACGAGTTCATAGGCATGTAGGTATAGAGCTCATCTTGATCATCCACCAGCAAAAAGTTATTCATACCTTCCCGTGTATTGTTTGTTTTAAACTTGGCTTTTACCTTTATCCATTCAGCACATTCACGTGCAACAGCTTTTTGTTTCAGTTCGTTGCGCAAACGGATTTCGAATTGTGTGCCATATAGACTTTTTTCACGCTGCAGTCGGGAAATATAAAATTCTCTTCTTTCTTTTGGAGTTTTCTCAGCAACAAATGTAGGAGACGTAAAAATGAAACGGAATTCATCACAGGATTCCAGAGCATCCTTTAATGCTTGATAGGCGTAAATAGAAAAGCAGGCAGCGGCAATAGAAATTTTGCTGCCGGATTTGATTTTTTTTAAAAGGTCATCTCGCACGACATTTGTAGTATTATTAAAGACTTCCATGGATTTTACACTCCAATCGCATCATGGATTTTTAAAAAAATTCGAGAATCATTTTCACTATGCACAAAAGCTATCAAGCCTAGAACACGCCATGATAATACTCTTATATCATATCACAATATGCCTTGTTTCTGAGAAACAGATTTTTCCCAGGAGATATTTTTCAGACTAATCACTGGCAAATGAAACTGTTTCAATTTTGAAGCAGCATCAATATTTATTCTGAAATGAGGAGCAGCAAAACAATCTCTCTGTACCTACTTCTGCGTCTGACTCAATCATCATTTTGTCATCGGTAGAATTTTACTTTTCTTATTTGATTATAGAAAATTCCAAGTATGAGAGCAAGGAAATCAAGTACAATAAATGATACATATAAGAGGCTCAGGTTTTTAATTAAAGTTGATTGCAGCGCCATGCTTCAGCTCTTTTCTTTCACTCCAATTCTTATATAATCAGCTTAAATTCTTCTTATCCTTCTCAAGGATTTTAGGTATAAAAAAGGCATACGCTCCTATCGGAACGTATACCCTGACATCACACCTCGTTTTATTTTGTTTCTATTGGAATCTGCTGCAAGACAACCGCATATACGCAAAAGACCGGATTGAGGGCACGAAGTCGGAACTGAGCGCCAACGATTTGCAAGCGTGAGCGCCGCAAGAGTGGTCACAATCCGGTCTGACAATGCAGATGCCGCTGACTTCTGCGGAGTCCATCATAAACTTTCTTATAAAAAAACCGCTGCAAGCGAAAGAATCACTTGCAGCGGTTTTTAGTTATGCTCTATGCATCAGAATATCTTTTAACGAGTCAATACTCAGCGTAAGCTGCTCCAGCTTATCTTCCATACGCACCAGCAAATACCAGCTGATCACCATAGGAAAACCGTACTGGGCCGCCTGGCCGAGCAAGACGGAAAAGTTATCCATGATTAGTCTTCCGCGTCGAAGACTACTTCAGTCTGGCGTACCTTTGCGCCTTTGATGGATGCCATGTCGACTCCATCGCCGCCGTAGAGGTTGAGGGCCAGGAGCTTCTTCATGACCGGTTCTACCTTATCACGGGTCGGGTTCATGATCGGGTTGGTGATGCTGATGCTCTTCGTTTTGTTGTTCGTCAGTTTGAAAGTCAGTTCGAGAGTGTTGCTCATTAGTAATTCCTCCTTATCAAGTTACAAAATGATGGGCTGGCTGCCGGAATCATACCGGCAGTCACTTACTGCAAAAAATGCAGGGGCTTACTCCTTAGCGCCCGCTACGAGCAGTTCGCGTTTGATGGCGTACATAGCCGTAGGCTGGGCAGACATCAGTTCTGCCACGGCGTGCCCCATTTCCAGCAGTTTGTCGTCCGCTGCGTCGGGACGCAGACCGGAGAAGGTAGTCTTTCTGGTCTTTACTTTTTCGCCGTCCATGTAATCACTTTCAAGCTGCAGAGTCAGAGATTCAATGTTCATGTGTGGTTCCTCCTTTAAATGTTGAAAAGTTTGGCGGAAGTCCTTCCGGCATCATCAGTCCCCGGCGGCAGTCTGCGCACTGGCCGGGCCCGGTCATTCCGGTTTATCTGATGATCCTTCCGACACTCCCGTCTTGTAAGATACTTACATCAGATAAGAGAGCACGGAAGAAGCATGCTGCTGGTAATAGAGCGCCTTTCCGCGGAAGATCATGCCCCCGCTCCGCCATACACCGTCAAAATCCAGGAGCTTATACAGGTCCCAACGTTCGAAACGGGACGTTCCCGCCAAGGCTGGCCCGTATCCGTCAAGATCTGCCGCCTCCGCATGGGTCATGATATGCTCGGGGTCGATAGGAATTCCCAAGGCTTCAGAAAGAATGAAGCATAAGATAGCTGTCTCTTCGATCTGCATCGGTGTTGGTGGATAATCGCCCAGGTCAAAAGACCCGTCGGCATACATTACGGCATCTTTGGCGCAGCAAAGAGCCAGGCCGATGGCGCCGGTGTTCCGGTGCCAGGTGTGGGCCAGCGTCGTCGTGAAATCTTCACAGGACGCATAGGCCCGGCCGACGTCCGTCAGGTTCAGGTGATAATCCCTGAAAGGCTGGTCATACCGGCCGGCTGTCCAATGGACATAAATACGGTTGACCTTGCCCCGGGCCCGAAGGCCCATCTGATAGACATCTTTTCTCGTTACGTACATCATGTTTCTCGCACCCCCTACACTATATAAGTGTCAAAAAATGGGGTTTTGTCCAAAAAATTAGCAGATTTGCTAATTTTATAAGTTTTTTCTTATATATTTTTGAACGAAATACTAATTTGTTTGTGTTTTTGTAAAATATAGAAAAATGTGGTTGATTTTTTGTTTTTATCTTGCTAGTATAAAAAACAGTTACGCTCTACATCATGTTTCTTCTCACATCTAAAGTAATAGCTACCCCCAGGAAAACGAGAATCTCATTAATCTTTCCAAGTTAGGAATCTTTATGGAAATTGAGGTTCAAATTTTTCACACCCTGATATTTATGTAGAAAGTGAGCTGTTTTCCATGTTGAATTTTGAACCTCTTTTTGTATTATTGAACAAACGTCATATCTCCCAGAAGGAGTTAGCCCTGAAAGCCGGACTGCATCCGACCACGATTTCGCGGTTGCGACATCTGTCCGGTTTCTCTATGCCCAAAAGAGCATCCGTCCTTCCTAATTGCCAAATTTTGGAAAGGATCTGCATCGCGCTTGAATGCCAGCTTTCCGATATTGCATACGTCGAAGTTCCTCGCAGACAGGTAAGTTTTTATGCGTAAGGTCGATTTTGCCAAACTGCTGCCCCTTGCCCAGGCAAACCAGCAGGATGCCCAGGTGACCATCATTCAGGCGTTTCAGCCTCTCATCAATTCTTTCCTTAGGAAGGAATACGATTACGGTAAGAAGGAAGATATGCGGTCGTACCTCACGCTGGCAGCCATCGAGGCTATGAAAGACTATAAAGGTACGGACATCAGAACGTTTCCCGGATATGTCAAAGATCGAATCGTAAAATTCGCTGGTCAATATCAGGGAGCAGAAAAACAGCACAGGGAAATAAAGGAAAAAATTGCCCTGGAACCCACTGAAACGACCTACTTCATGGAAACTGCCTTTGACAGGGAAGACTACAAGGCGCTGCATAACGCCATGAAACATTTATATCCCTATGAGCGAAAGCTGCTCATCAGTTACTATGGGAAAAATAAAAGCATGGACGAAATTGCTCACGAATATCACATCTCAAAAAGCAAAGTTTCTTACCAGCTCAAGAAGCTGCGCAGAGATTTAAGAACAATGCTGACGAATGGACTTTAAAACAAAAAATCCGATGCCGCAAAAGGCATCGGATCCTGATGATAGAGGAGAACAAGAAATATGAACTGTACTGCGAAAGTTAATCTTAAATATGTGAACTTGATGCTCGGTGTATTTGATAACCCCAAAATCCAGCTCATTGAAAATAAACCCAACGGAGATACTTTTTTGAAGCTTTGGTTCCATATGCTTGTCACGGCTGGAAAATGCAACAAAAACGGCCGTATTGAACTCACAGACAATGTCCCGTTTACCTTGGAAGATTTGACCATCTTATGGCATTCTTCTCTCGAAAGAATCAAGGAGGCATTAGACCTTTTCGAACGCATGCACATGATTGTTTTGGATCAAGGTGCGATTATCGTCAGGAATTGGGGACGGTACCAGAATGTCGAAGCGATTGAGAAAATGAAAAAAATCCAGGAATCCAATGCAGAACGACAAAGAAGGTATCGTGAAAGCCACAAGAAAGACAGCATGATTGAAAAAAGCGTATCCGAATCAGTGGATGACATGGAATTAGAACCGACTACTGCTGAAGAAGTGGAAAATACTCCGGAAGCAATTGAAACGGCTGCCAAGGAAACAATGCCTGAAGAAGTGCCTGAAGCAGAATCTAAAGCAGAACCTCCGGCTGTTTCGAAAAAGGAAGAAGTAAAAGGAACTGACATCAAACCGGCTGAAAAAGCCTCAGAAGTGAAGTCCAGCCCTTGTTCCAAACTTTCTCTCCCCACCTACACTACTACGCGGAGGAAGCTGACCGATAAAGAAACGAATGACCTTACGGCTGCGCTCATGGCCTATCAAGTCAGCCAGAAAACCGCTCAATCCCTCTTAGACACGTATGGTAAAAGTGTGGTTAAAGATGCCATTTCATATTTCAGGACAATAGCGGATAAGCGACATATTACGAATCGCTCCGGCTATCTCATTGCACTTATCCGGGGCGGTGCCGCAAAGGAGGCAAACCAGCGATTTGTGCCCTGCACCAACCCTGACTGTCACAACGGCTATGTAATCAAGAATGAAAACGGTCATGAATATGCGGCGCCCTGCCCCGTTTGTCACACCAAAGGCAGAATCCTGAAACCAAGTCCCGAACAGGAACTTCAATTCAATTAAGTATGCGTAACGTTACCGTAACGTTATATAACGCCGCTACATAAGAATACATAACAAAACATAACAAAACAACAACAAACAATACACCTGGAGTACGTTGTATAGTACTCGGAGATGAGCTCGGGCTGTGGATAAGTGTAAAACATATAAAAAATGCCAGCCAAAAATTTGACTGGCATCACGAATGAACTCTATGCATTCATTATACTTAAGTCTTGTGATTTACTCTTTTCCTTCTTCTACCCAACCTTTCAGCTCCTCGAGCTCCTCGATAAGTTCAGGGTGCGTAAGTTTTTCATGAGGTTCATACTCAATGACGATATTGGCATCGTGGGTGTATTTGCCGATCCAGTGCATAATGGTCCGGATATCGGCAGTACCTTTATGATAATCCAGGTGCTGGTCGGAGATGCCATCGTTGTTGTGCACATGAAAACCTTTAACGCGAGGGCCGTTAATGGCCAGGAATTTTTCGATATCGAGCCCATTCACATTAGCATGGCCAATATCAATCAAGGATTTTGCTTCCGGGATGTTTTCAAAGATCTGGAAGTACTCTTCGTTGGTAAACAGGTGCACTTTATTCTTTTGCCGGCAGAGGTTTTCAATGATGAGGTTGACCCCCAGTTTTTGGGCACGCTTCGTCAGTTCCCGCATAACTGCGTAGGCATTCTGCTGTTTCTGCGGAATTTCAGCAGGTTCAAACTGAAGCTGGGAATAGTGAAAGACAACGTGGCGCACATGATTTGCAGCAGCAAGCTGAAGGACGCGTTCATAGCTTTCCATGAGCCAGGCATGTTCCTTGGACACAAGGTCAGACGTTGCTTCTACTCTGACATAAGGACCATGAAAAGTCATGGGACAAGTCACGTTCGGAACTTTACGGCTCAGCGTCTCCCAGAAGTCTGCGTCATGAGTAAAGGCTGTAAACTCAATACCAAAGTCCGGTCTGTGCAGAGAAGAAAGCCAGTCGGCAAACTCCGCAGCGCCGTGCGTACCCACAATCAAATCCGAAATAAAGTATTTCATGGGTGGCCCCCTTACTCCGGATAACCGACGTTCCTGCCGGTACCCGCATCAAAAAAGTGGAGCTTATTCTGATTGACATCCCAGTAAGCTTCTTTTTTGCCCTGCAGAACATCGTCCCGCATGATGGAAATTACATCTTCGCCATTAACGGTAAAGTAATACCCGACGCGGCTGCCGTAATCTTCCTGATACTGTACGGTGACAGGAATTCTCCCCGCTCCCGGTTCCGGATAGAGGACAACATCTTCGGGACGGATTCCGGTCTTGAATTCCTGACTCGGCGCAGCGTCCAAAACTTTCATCCAATTGGCCTGAAGCGGCAGAGGCGTATTATTTAACTGCAGGCTGCCGGCATCCAGGGGTGCACTGAAAATATTCATAGACGGCGACCCGATAAATTTGGCAACAAAGACGTTAGCCGGTCTGTGATAGACTTTGGTCGGCGTATCAAGCATCTGAATCTTGCCTTCGTTAATGACTGCGATGCGCTGGCCTACGGTCATGGCTTCAATCTGGTCATGAGTCACGTAAATCATGGTCTGACCAAACATTTCATGAATCTTGACGAGTTCCTTACGAGCATGCCCGCGAAGCTGGGCATCCAGGTTGGACAAGGGTTCGTCAAGAAGGAAAAAGTCCGCCTGCTTTACGATGGCACGTGCCAGAGCGACACGCTGCCGCTGCCCACCGGACAATTCGCGGGGCAGCCGCTTTTCGAGACCTTGAAGATTTAAAATCTCGACAGCGGAGGCGACACGTTTTTTCATTTCATCTGCCGGAACGTGGTTAACTTTAAGACCATAGGAAATATTATCCTCTACACTTAAATGAGGAAACAGTGCGTAATTCTGGAATACCATGG
Proteins encoded in this window:
- a CDS encoding phage replisome organizer N-terminal domain-containing protein, with product MNCTAKVNLKYVNLMLGVFDNPKIQLIENKPNGDTFLKLWFHMLVTAGKCNKNGRIELTDNVPFTLEDLTILWHSSLERIKEALDLFERMHMIVLDQGAIIVRNWGRYQNVEAIEKMKKIQESNAERQRRYRESHKKDSMIEKSVSESVDDMELEPTTAEEVENTPEAIETAAKETMPEEVPEAESKAEPPAVSKKEEVKGTDIKPAEKASEVKSSPCSKLSLPTYTTTRRKLTDKETNDLTAALMAYQVSQKTAQSLLDTYGKSVVKDAISYFRTIADKRHITNRSGYLIALIRGGAAKEANQRFVPCTNPDCHNGYVIKNENGHEYAAPCPVCHTKGRILKPSPEQELQFN
- a CDS encoding DUF2922 domain-containing protein; translation: MSNTLELTFKLTNNKTKSISITNPIMNPTRDKVEPVMKKLLALNLYGGDGVDMASIKGAKVRQTEVVFDAED
- a CDS encoding YvrJ family protein; its protein translation is MDNFSVLLGQAAQYGFPMVISWYLLVRMEDKLEQLTLSIDSLKDILMHRA
- a CDS encoding N-acetylmuramoyl-L-alanine amidase, with protein sequence MMYVTRKDVYQMGLRARGKVNRIYVHWTAGRYDQPFRDYHLNLTDVGRAYASCEDFTTTLAHTWHRNTGAIGLALCCAKDAVMYADGSFDLGDYPPTPMQIEETAILCFILSEALGIPIDPEHIMTHAEAADLDGYGPALAGTSRFERWDLYKLLDFDGVWRSGGMIFRGKALYYQQHASSVLSYLM
- a CDS encoding sigma-70 family RNA polymerase sigma factor, with translation MRKVDFAKLLPLAQANQQDAQVTIIQAFQPLINSFLRKEYDYGKKEDMRSYLTLAAIEAMKDYKGTDIRTFPGYVKDRIVKFAGQYQGAEKQHREIKEKIALEPTETTYFMETAFDREDYKALHNAMKHLYPYERKLLISYYGKNKSMDEIAHEYHISKSKVSYQLKKLRRDLRTMLTNGL
- a CDS encoding ABC transporter ATP-binding protein, producing MYSIELKNVVKKFGKTEVIKGLDLAIKKGERLILLGPSGCGKSTILRMISGLETITSGELYMNGKLANNMDPGDRNIAMVFQNYALFPHLSVEDNISYGLKVNHVPADEMKKRVASAVEILNLQGLEKRLPRELSGGQRQRVALARAIVKQADFFLLDEPLSNLDAQLRGHARKELVKIHEMFGQTMIYVTHDQIEAMTVGQRIAVINEGKIQMLDTPTKVYHRPANVFVAKFIGSPSMNIFSAPLDAGSLQLNNTPLPLQANWMKVLDAAPSQEFKTGIRPEDVVLYPEPGAGRIPVTVQYQEDYGSRVGYYFTVNGEDVISIMRDDVLQGKKEAYWDVNQNKLHFFDAGTGRNVGYPE
- a CDS encoding sugar phosphate isomerase/epimerase yields the protein MKYFISDLIVGTHGAAEFADWLSSLHRPDFGIEFTAFTHDADFWETLSRKVPNVTCPMTFHGPYVRVEATSDLVSKEHAWLMESYERVLQLAAANHVRHVVFHYSQLQFEPAEIPQKQQNAYAVMRELTKRAQKLGVNLIIENLCRQKNKVHLFTNEEYFQIFENIPEAKSLIDIGHANVNGLDIEKFLAINGPRVKGFHVHNNDGISDQHLDYHKGTADIRTIMHWIGKYTHDANIVIEYEPHEKLTHPELIEELEELKGWVEEGKE